The sequence GAGAAGGCCGTTTCCGGGGCCGCCACACACTTGGATGGCCCAAGACCTGGAGAAAGCCAAAAAAATGCAACAGAGGCCCTGTAGGCGGCTTTCTGGTGCGGATTGGAGATGTCCCAGGACACCATCCGAGAGGGGATCGGCGGTGGAAGAGGGCGAAGGCGCAATTATCAGGGCGGGGATTTCGGGAGAGGATGAGCCGGAATTAGTTCCTGCGGTCACGCCACATTTTCTTCAGCCATGCATCCTTCGGGCCGCCTGGGTGGCCACGCAGGGCGTCGGCAAGCTCGTCGGGCGAGAGCCCATCCCGCCAGGCCTCGAATTGGGCTTGCTCGGCGGCCTGCCGGGCGGCGACAACCGCCTTGGCTTCGGCCTCGGCGTCCTTGGCGGCCTGCTCCTCGGGGCTGACGTAGCCTTTGGGCCGGCGGTAGTAGCCGGTTCGGGCCAGGGCAGTGAACACCCATGAGCATGGATCGGCCACGGGCTGGCCAGCCTTGTCCAGCATTTTGCCGTTTTCTAATTCCCATTCGGCATGGTCCAGGCCGGCGACGATGCGGTCGGTGGGTTTGCCGAGCTGGTCCAGGTTATCCACGATCTGCTCCATCTGGTCCGCGCCAAAGCCGGCCCGGACCAGATGGGGCCAGGTCATGGCTAGCGTCTCTTGAGAGATAGATAGAGTATTTAATCTATCTATCTTAAGAGAGTGTGGTGCGTGTTCGTTTCGGGTGCCCGGTTCGGGTGCCCGAAACGGGTGTTCGGTTCGGGTGTTCAGTTCGGGTGCCCGGTTGTGGAGTAGGGCGAAGAAAACCCCCTGCTTATTACCCTCTCTCCATGGTCGTTTTTCGAGCATTCCAAGCGTGACAAATTTTTTCACCACGCGGCGCACCGTTCCCCTGGGAACGTCTGTTTCCGCTGCAATTAAATCATAATTTGTGACATGTGGCCCGTTCACCTGAAAATAGCGAAGCAATGTTTTTTGGGCTAGCGTGGCAGCCTCTACCGGAGGACACAGCTTGATCAGGTTTGGCTGCGGGTGTTCGGGTTGAGTGCTCGGTTCGGGTGTTCGAATCGGGTGTCCAATGCGGATGCTCGAACCGAGTGCCCGCGTTGGGTGCTCGGTTCGGGTGCTCGGTTCGGGTCGAACACCCGGTTCAGGTGTTCGGTTCGGGTGTCCGTCATGGGTGCTCGATTCGGGTGCTCGATTCGGGTGCTCGGTCTGATCTGGTCTGATTTGGTCTGACCCAATCTGACTATCTCGCCGTGAATGTGTTGAAATCTGCCTAGCGATATCGGCCAAGTTGGGTTCGGCATCAAGCGGACTAGTCGCCATAAACTTATCGAAGGCGGTAGGGTGAGTCCTTCCTTCTGGCGTGCTTTCTGCCGCTGGCTTAACTTTGGATAGGATGCTGGAAATTCCCTTGCGTTCGGTCATATCAGCCTCCGACCAAATCCAAGACCTCTTGGGCCAAAGCACGATACGCCTTTGCCCCAGGTCCCTTAGTGTTCTGGCGCAAGACCGTCTCCCGTAGGTGTTCGGCCTGTTGGAATTGAGCGCTTGCTGGGATGGTAGTGGAGAAGATCATTTCTGATCCTAGCTTGTCAGCCAGTTGCGCCATAGTGACCTTCCCCATGGTTGTTCTGCGGTCCACATTGTTGATGAGGAGTCGGAAGAATCGTAGGCCTGGGTTTGTGTCCTGCTGAATCTCTTTGATCAATTTAATGGTTCGCAGAAGTCCATCCAGTGAGAAACCTGACCCAGAAACCGTAGGTGAGATGACTAAATTGGCCGATATGAGGGCAGACATGGTCCAGAACCCCAAGTTGGGTGGGCAGTCCAGAAAGACAAAGTCGTACTTTGCGTCGGCGTGCGGACGCAATCTATCGCGTAGTAATGGAAGCTTTAGGTCAGCTTCCTTAATCAAGTCGAACTCCATAGCCGCGACCTCCTCCACATTGGGGAGGACATCGACCATTTCATACTTCGATGGATAGATGCAGTCGGCTGTTTCGGCTGTGCCCGAAAGTAGTTCGTAGAGGCTATTTCGTGGAGTATCCCCTATCCGAAGCAGGAGAGACGTGGCGTTGCATTGAGTATCAAGGTCGCAGACGAGTACCCTTTTCCCCCGATTGGCGAGTGCATGGGCTAGAGTAACGGAACAGCACGTTTTCCCTGACCCTCCCTTGTTATTTGAGCAAGCGATGATCACACTCATTTTTGCCCCCTATTGAGGGGTGTATACAAATTTTTAGCTCGGTAAATCAAGCATTTTCTGGTGCGAATAGAGGAGGCTGGCGGATTTAATCAAGGGGCATCTCTGTCCATTCCCCTTCTCCTCTCTCGCCACAAAAACTTCGCACTCCACCACGCCCTTCCGGTGAGGGGACACCGGGAGAGGGTCAACATTGGCGAAACAGAGGGACACGCTTCAAACTGGACTTATGGGTGAATGTGGGTGTAAATATGGGTGTAAGGGACTCACATGATCAAAACAGACAGCATCCGCATCACGCCGGAGTTTTTGGCGATAATCGCAGAATGTGACGAGTTTAAGGGCGCTTGGCGTGCCCTTGGCGCGTTGGCTCCCGAACGCCTGAACGCCCTGCGTCATGTCGCCACGATTGAAAGCATCGGGTCATCAACCCGGATTGAAGGGGCCAAGCTGTCTGACCGTGAGGTTGAACGCCTTCTTTCCGACCTTAAAATCAACTCTTTTATCACGCGTGACGAACAGGAAGTGGCCGGTTATGCGGAAACAATGGGAACGATCTTTGAGGTATGGCCCCACATTCCGCTCACTGAGAACCATATCAAGCAGCTTCACCGCGACCTTCTGCGCCACAGCGAAAAGGACGACCGCCACCGTGGGGGATATAAAACACTCCCGAACAGTGTCGTCGCGTTTGACGAGACAGGCCAGCAAATCGGCATCATCTTTGAGACAGCTTCGCCATTCGATACGCCAAGGCTAATGGCTGAGCTTGTCGAGTGGTATATCGAGGCCCGAGAAACGAGACGACTACATCCGCTTTTGCTGATTGCCGTATTTGTGGTTGTTTTTTTAGAAATTCACCCATTCCAAGACGGCAACGGTCGTTTGAGCCGTATTTTGACAACCCTTCTCTTGTTGCAGGCGGGCTATACTTATGTCCCTTATAGCTCTTTGGAAAGCGTCATAGAAAACAGCAAGGAGGCCTATTATCTTGCATTGCGCCAAACACAGGGGACGATCCGCACCGATACGCCGAACTGGCAACCTTGGATTTTGTTTTTTCTTCAAGCCCTAGCGCAACAAAAACGACGTCTAGCGGCTAAGGTGGAGCGAGAAAAAATCACGCTCGCGACGTTGCCAGAACTTGCGGCACAGATCATCGAGCAAGCGCGGCAACATGGGCGCGTTACGATTGGCGAAATGGCCAAAGTGACGGGGGCTAGTCGTAACACGCTAAAGGTGCATTTCCGGCGACTTGTTGAACAAGGGCATTTAACGCGTTATGGGACCGGGAAGGGCTCTTGGTATGCCCTCCCATAGTGGAAGAAAAAACGCTATTCTGGCCGTGACATTGGATGGCTGGGAAAATCGACGGGAATCTCCACACGGGGTTTTCTGCGTTTGAAGCTCCAGGTGATCCTTGTCTGGTCGTGCTGACGGAAATAGCGAAGCGTGCGCGAGCTGCATACGCTAAAACAGATTCGTATACGGCCCTGGCACGTTTGGGCGATTCCTGGCGGCCTCGATGCGGCCCGTTCAGGGTAAGGTGTTGGGATGGTTGAAAAGGTGATGCCCCGGAACGGACGTTATGGAAACTTCGATGGAAGGCGGTAACACCCAGTTCCAGTATCGCATACTTCCGCCTGAGAAAAAACCTCTTTGGCCTGAACCGGTACAGGAACGCCCAGTGCGATGCAACAAGTTGAAAATTTGTGATTTGCTTGTCAGACCTCTCACGCCCAGGGGCCTGCTCGAAGCTACTTGATACCTGGTGACATGAATGTTGGGTTTACCCCTTAGAGGGGGGCGTACCCGTCAGCTGTTGCTGGATGTCGGAGTCGATTGCATCACGATAACGGTGGTGTTGTCTCGGCCACCAGCCGCCAGGGCCTGATTGAGTAATGTGGTCGCCATTTGCTGCGTCGTTCCGTTCGAGGCCATGACAGTGGCGATGTCCGCCTCTTGCAACTCCTTGAACAATCCGTCTGTGCACAAAATGAGAGTGTCACCCTCATGCAGGACAATGCTCCCAGTGTCAGGCTCAGACCCGGCGCAACCAACGCACTTTTCCAGTATATTCCGGAAAGGATGTGTTTTGGCTTGTTCCGGGGTGATACTGCCGTCATCCAAAAAATCCTGAAGAAAAGTGTGATCGGTGGTAATCTGAGAGAGGATGTCCTTTCGCCACAGATAGAGGCGGCTATCGCCGAGATGGGCGTAAACGGCAAAGCCGTCTTGTACCCAAGCCACGGTGGCAGTGGAACCCATGCCTTCCAAACGCGGGTCAATCAATGTTTTCTCACGGATAACGTGCTCAGCCGTCTCCACGGCCAAGGCCAAGAGGCATTCCGACGACCCGCCGTCTGGTTCCAGACGGGCCAGGGCGTCAACAACCGCCTGGGCTGCCACATCGCCCCCAGCCTGGCCGCCAAGGCCGTCGGCCACGGCCAGAAGCATGGAGCCATCTGGGAATTCCTTGACCAGGAATCGGTCCTGGTTTTGGCGTCTGACCCGACCTTGATCGCTCGCCCCGAATGCTTGCATGGCTGCCTTCGATTACAATGAGGATTGGGGCTGGGGCATGGGGATGACCGTGCGAAATCCCACGTCAGCAAAGCCTTCCCAGGACTGACGCTTGAGCGGTTCAATTAAGGATGCGTCGGTCGGCGGGCCGCCGGTGACAAAGTAATGCGTCTCTGTACCGATCACCATGGTGGTCCACTCGTTGATATTTGTCCCAAGCCCCCGGATGCCAAGCCGGTTGGCCGGTGCGTCGGCCACTGAAAAAAGCTTGCGTTCCGGGATGGCCGGTTTGACTTGCTTCGGTTTAGTCGGAACAGCTGGTTTGACCTGTTTCTGTTTGGGCGGGGTTCTTTCCTGCCACCATCCGTCCATTTCCATGCCCTGAGCAAGCACAAAAGGGACTCGGGACGGTGCGAGCGAATTGGTCTTTCCAACATCTTCCCCCAATCGTTGAGCCAGCCGCCACTCGGCCACCGTGGGCAGGCGGGAACCGTAGAAGTCGGCAAAAGCCCGTGCTCCCTTGGCGGAGACCCTGACCACGGGGTTCATGGCCGTGGCCGGGTCCATCACGAACATGCCCTGCCGATAGGTGATAGGCTCATACCAAGGGGAGATCTCCCCCAACAGCAGCCATATTCCATCTTCACCAGAAACCGCCCCTTCCTTGATTGTGACGCGGTCGCGCACCAGATTCAAGAACATGACGAACTGATGATTGGTGATTTGGGTTTCCTGCATATAAAACGACGGCACAAGCACCGTATCCGGCGCTCCATCGACCCCAGGGGAAATCTCGCCGCCCGGAACCATGAGAAATGTCGAGCCGTTTCGTCCTGAAAAACGTGGAGGTGGCGTCTCGCCCGGGGCCAGGGGGGGCTGGGGAGCGGCCTCGCCGGGATGATGACCGGCCGGGGCCTCCGCCGTTGACGGCGACTGCGGCGCGGCAGGTGGCGTAGAGGACGGCGCGGTCATTTCCGTATTCACCGCTTCCTGTCCAATCTGCCGTGACGGCATTTGCCACAGGAAATGGTAGAGCAGCCCTCCTCCGAAAAGCACGGCCAGGACGACGGCGGAGACAAACCAAGCGGTGCGGTGTGGGGCGGCCTGGCGGGTCTCTTTGACCGGGGCTTCGACCACAAGATCTTCTAGGGTCTGGCGCAGGCTTCGGATTGATGGCAGGCGCTTGGCCACCTTTTTGGCGGTGGCCTGCCGGATGATCCGATCCAGGCGCTTTTGGAAGTCGGTGACCGGGTTTTCCAACCCCACCGTTTCGAACGGCTTGGCTTTTTTCAGGGCCTTTTTCCCAGCCACGGCTTCGAACAGAACCCGCCCCAGGGAGAAGACGTCGGCCCGGATGTCGGCTAGGTTCAAGTCCAGGAACTGCTCCTCGGCCATGTAGGGCAAGGTGCCGATGATGTGGTGGTCTTGAGTCACGCAATCGCGCACGTTACCCCCGGCCAGTCCAAAGTCGGCGATCTTGGGCGTCCCATCGTCGATGAGCACGTTGGCGGGTTTGAGGTCGCGGTGGATGACGCCCTGGGCGTGTACAGCCTCCATGCCGTTGCAGACGGGCAGGAAATATTCTCGTATCCAGCTCTTGAGAGTCGCTTCGTCGCTCCCCAAACCCTCTTCGGGCATGGTCTGGGTCAGGGTCGGGCCTGGCACGTATTCCATGACGAGATAATTCAGAGGAGAACCGTCGATATCCACTTGATCGTAGTCGAACACCTGGAGGATATTGGGGTGGCGCAGTCGGGCCATGACCTGTACTTCCCGTCGAAACCGTTCCAGCTCAACCGCCACCTCCGCCTCGTCGTCCGCCAAGCTTTCCAGAAACGCCCGGGACATGATTTTCAAGGCCACCCGCCGCTCCAGGTCCCGCTGCTTAGCTAGGTAGACCTCGCCCTTGCCGCCAGTGGCAATATGATCCAAGATCGTCCACTTGTCGTTAATGACGGTCCCTTCCTCAAACAGAGGCTTTTTTTCGTCATCAGCCATGCCTGTCTCCTGAACGATCCTGTCCGCCTGGTTATTCCAAACCGGAGGGGAGGTTTTCGACGGCCTAGGCCCCAAACCCCATGAGGGGTTCGTCGCCTGCGCGCTCCCTGGGTATATGCAAGTGGAAGGCCGCGCCCTTGCCAGGCTCGCTCTCCACGGTTATGTCTCCACCGATATCCTTGAGGAACTTTTTGGTCGAAGCCAAGGTCAAACCATGGCCGCGTGGCTTTGTGCTAAAAAAAGGCATGAAAATTTTATCTATGTGTTCCGGCGGGATACCCTGCCCTTTGTCGCGTACCGTGATCAGGCAAAATTGGCCCTGACGCCCGGTTGCGATGGTGACGATGCCCCCGGCTGGCGAGGCCTCCACGGCATTTTTCACCAAAGCGTCGATGATGCCGCCGAACTCTTCGGATACGGCTCTGGTGCGGCAACCCGCCGGATCGTTTTCCACCATCAACTTGACCCCGACCTTGTGAGCCACACTCTCAAGGCGGGCGGCACTGGCGGTCACCAGGTCGTTGATGTCGAGTGATATGGCAGGAACTTGATGGGATGGGATAACGCGCACCAGAGCGTACAGGAGATGATCTAGGCGGTCGATTTCGCACTGGACGTCGGGTTCCACGCCGGGATTGCGGAACCCGCCCCCCTCACGCACCAAGCGACGCAATGCCACGACGACATCCTTGACTTCCAGGCCGATGGCAGCGGCGGCCCGGCCGAGGAGGGCCATTTTTTCGGCTCCAAGCAGCCGCTCCTGCTCCCTAGCCCGGCGATCCTCCAACAGCCCCATGAGCAGGGCCACCACATTGAACATGATAAGTTGGGCAATCACGGTGGCGGGCGTGTCGTGGAGCATCTTCCCGGATAAAATTGGCGGCAGATAGA is a genomic window of Desulfovibrio sp. TomC containing:
- a CDS encoding PP2C family protein-serine/threonine phosphatase codes for the protein MQAFGASDQGRVRRQNQDRFLVKEFPDGSMLLAVADGLGGQAGGDVAAQAVVDALARLEPDGGSSECLLALAVETAEHVIREKTLIDPRLEGMGSTATVAWVQDGFAVYAHLGDSRLYLWRKDILSQITTDHTFLQDFLDDGSITPEQAKTHPFRNILEKCVGCAGSEPDTGSIVLHEGDTLILCTDGLFKELQEADIATVMASNGTTQQMATTLLNQALAAGGRDNTTVIVMQSTPTSSNS
- a CDS encoding ParA family protein — encoded protein: MSVIIACSNNKGGSGKTCCSVTLAHALANRGKRVLVCDLDTQCNATSLLLRIGDTPRNSLYELLSGTAETADCIYPSKYEMVDVLPNVEEVAAMEFDLIKEADLKLPLLRDRLRPHADAKYDFVFLDCPPNLGFWTMSALISANLVISPTVSGSGFSLDGLLRTIKLIKEIQQDTNPGLRFFRLLINNVDRRTTMGKVTMAQLADKLGSEMIFSTTIPASAQFQQAEHLRETVLRQNTKGPGAKAYRALAQEVLDLVGG
- a CDS encoding bifunctional serine/threonine-protein kinase/formylglycine-generating enzyme family protein: MADDEKKPLFEEGTVINDKWTILDHIATGGKGEVYLAKQRDLERRVALKIMSRAFLESLADDEAEVAVELERFRREVQVMARLRHPNILQVFDYDQVDIDGSPLNYLVMEYVPGPTLTQTMPEEGLGSDEATLKSWIREYFLPVCNGMEAVHAQGVIHRDLKPANVLIDDGTPKIADFGLAGGNVRDCVTQDHHIIGTLPYMAEEQFLDLNLADIRADVFSLGRVLFEAVAGKKALKKAKPFETVGLENPVTDFQKRLDRIIRQATAKKVAKRLPSIRSLRQTLEDLVVEAPVKETRQAAPHRTAWFVSAVVLAVLFGGGLLYHFLWQMPSRQIGQEAVNTEMTAPSSTPPAAPQSPSTAEAPAGHHPGEAAPQPPLAPGETPPPRFSGRNGSTFLMVPGGEISPGVDGAPDTVLVPSFYMQETQITNHQFVMFLNLVRDRVTIKEGAVSGEDGIWLLLGEISPWYEPITYRQGMFVMDPATAMNPVVRVSAKGARAFADFYGSRLPTVAEWRLAQRLGEDVGKTNSLAPSRVPFVLAQGMEMDGWWQERTPPKQKQVKPAVPTKPKQVKPAIPERKLFSVADAPANRLGIRGLGTNINEWTTMVIGTETHYFVTGGPPTDASLIEPLKRQSWEGFADVGFRTVIPMPQPQSSL
- a CDS encoding Fic family protein, producing the protein MIKTDSIRITPEFLAIIAECDEFKGAWRALGALAPERLNALRHVATIESIGSSTRIEGAKLSDREVERLLSDLKINSFITRDEQEVAGYAETMGTIFEVWPHIPLTENHIKQLHRDLLRHSEKDDRHRGGYKTLPNSVVAFDETGQQIGIIFETASPFDTPRLMAELVEWYIEARETRRLHPLLLIAVFVVVFLEIHPFQDGNGRLSRILTTLLLLQAGYTYVPYSSLESVIENSKEAYYLALRQTQGTIRTDTPNWQPWILFFLQALAQQKRRLAAKVEREKITLATLPELAAQIIEQARQHGRVTIGEMAKVTGASRNTLKVHFRRLVEQGHLTRYGTGKGSWYALP
- a CDS encoding ATP-binding protein, translated to MNLKAIMIVGSIVVVTALHYGVAPSHPALHLLHRELYFIPILLAGFWFGLRVALLTSLAITVLYLPPILSGKMLHDTPATVIAQLIMFNVVALLMGLLEDRRAREQERLLGAEKMALLGRAAAAIGLEVKDVVVALRRLVREGGGFRNPGVEPDVQCEIDRLDHLLYALVRVIPSHQVPAISLDINDLVTASAARLESVAHKVGVKLMVENDPAGCRTRAVSEEFGGIIDALVKNAVEASPAGGIVTIATGRQGQFCLITVRDKGQGIPPEHIDKIFMPFFSTKPRGHGLTLASTKKFLKDIGGDITVESEPGKGAAFHLHIPRERAGDEPLMGFGA